Proteins encoded within one genomic window of Geotalea daltonii FRC-32:
- the fusA gene encoding elongation factor G, translating to MARLVSLEMTRNIGIMAHIDAGKTTTTERILYYTGVSHKIGEVHDGAATMDWMEQEQERGITITSAATTCNWRDHRINIIDTPGHVDFTIEVERSLRVLDGAVAVFCSVGGVEPQSETVWRQADKYGVPRIAFINKMDRIGADFFRGVSMIKDRLKANPVPIQLPVGKEDTFKGIIDLVTMKAIIWDEESLGATFQETEIPAADLELAQEYREKMIEELSSHDDVLMEKYIGGEELSNEEIMAAIRKSTIAIQIIPVICGSAFKNKGVQNLLDAVIDYMPAPTDIPAIKGIDANTEEPIERKAADSEPFSALGFKIMTDPFVGQLCFFRVYSGVLNSGSYVYNATKGKRERIGRILKMHANKREEIKEVYAGDIAAAVGLKYTTTGDTLCVEDNPVILESIEFPEPVISIAIEPKTKADQEKLGLSLQKLASEDPSFRVKTDEETGQTIISGMGELHLEIIVDRLMREFKVEANVGKPQVAYRETITKKIKVEGKFVRQSGGRGQYGHVWLELEPQEPGKGYEFVDAIKGGVVPREYISSVDKGIQEAMDTGVMAGFPVVDFKVSLVDGSYHEVDSSEMAFKIAGSMGFKEGCSKASPVLLEPIMSVEVVVPEDYMGDVIGDLNSRRGRIMGMESRAGAQVVNSMVPLAQMFGYSTDLRSATQGRATYSMTFDHYEQVPKSVAEEIVAKVKG from the coding sequence GTGGCACGCTTGGTATCGTTGGAAATGACACGCAATATTGGGATTATGGCTCATATCGATGCCGGTAAAACGACAACGACAGAACGTATCCTTTACTATACTGGTGTTTCTCATAAGATTGGCGAAGTCCATGATGGGGCTGCCACCATGGACTGGATGGAGCAGGAGCAGGAGCGTGGTATCACTATTACTTCTGCTGCTACAACGTGTAACTGGCGCGATCATCGAATAAACATAATTGATACGCCGGGTCACGTGGACTTCACCATTGAGGTTGAGCGTTCATTGCGCGTGCTTGACGGTGCTGTTGCTGTGTTCTGTTCTGTTGGTGGCGTTGAGCCGCAGTCGGAAACCGTATGGCGTCAAGCTGATAAATACGGTGTTCCGCGTATTGCCTTTATCAACAAAATGGATCGTATTGGTGCTGATTTCTTTCGCGGCGTCTCCATGATTAAGGATCGCCTCAAGGCGAATCCTGTCCCTATTCAGCTTCCGGTCGGCAAGGAGGATACCTTTAAGGGTATTATCGATCTGGTGACCATGAAGGCTATTATCTGGGATGAAGAGTCTCTTGGTGCTACCTTCCAGGAAACCGAGATCCCTGCAGCGGACCTTGAGCTTGCTCAGGAGTACCGTGAAAAGATGATCGAGGAGCTTTCAAGTCATGACGATGTATTGATGGAAAAATATATCGGTGGGGAAGAGCTTTCCAATGAAGAAATTATGGCTGCGATCCGCAAGTCAACTATTGCCATCCAGATTATTCCTGTTATCTGCGGATCTGCTTTTAAAAACAAAGGGGTGCAGAATCTTCTTGACGCAGTCATAGATTATATGCCTGCACCAACTGATATTCCTGCCATCAAGGGTATCGATGCTAACACCGAAGAACCCATCGAGCGCAAGGCTGCTGACTCCGAGCCCTTCTCTGCTCTTGGTTTTAAGATCATGACAGACCCATTTGTCGGGCAGCTCTGCTTTTTCAGGGTATATTCGGGTGTCCTTAACTCTGGCTCCTATGTCTACAATGCGACCAAGGGCAAGAGAGAGCGTATCGGCCGGATCCTTAAGATGCATGCCAATAAACGAGAAGAGATCAAAGAAGTCTACGCAGGGGATATTGCCGCTGCTGTTGGTCTTAAATATACCACTACCGGTGACACTCTTTGTGTGGAAGACAATCCGGTTATTCTTGAGTCCATTGAATTTCCTGAGCCGGTTATTTCAATCGCCATCGAGCCAAAAACTAAAGCTGACCAGGAAAAATTGGGCCTCAGCCTGCAGAAGCTTGCATCGGAAGATCCTTCCTTCAGGGTCAAAACCGATGAAGAGACAGGTCAGACCATTATTTCCGGTATGGGTGAGCTTCACCTTGAGATCATTGTTGATCGACTCATGCGTGAATTCAAGGTAGAAGCGAATGTGGGCAAGCCTCAGGTTGCATACCGCGAGACCATAACCAAAAAGATCAAGGTGGAAGGCAAATTCGTTCGACAGTCCGGTGGCCGTGGTCAATACGGTCATGTTTGGCTGGAGCTTGAGCCCCAGGAGCCTGGCAAAGGCTATGAGTTTGTCGATGCAATTAAGGGCGGGGTTGTTCCTCGTGAATATATTTCATCTGTTGACAAGGGTATACAGGAGGCAATGGATACCGGCGTTATGGCAGGTTTCCCGGTTGTCGATTTCAAGGTAAGTCTGGTTGACGGTTCTTATCACGAGGTTGACTCTTCCGAAATGGCTTTCAAGATAGCCGGTTCCATGGGCTTCAAGGAAGGGTGTTCAAAAGCATCTCCCGTCCTGCTCGAGCCGATTATGTCTGTAGAGGTTGTTGTCCCGGAAGACTATATGGGGGATGTCATCGGCGATCTTAATTCGCGTCGTGGCCGTATCATGGGGATGGAATCTCGCGCCGGAGCCCAAGTGGTCAATTCTATGGTGCCTTTGGCCCAGATGTTCGGCTATTCAACCGATCTCCGTTCGGCTACTCAGGGTCGTGCAACATACAGCATGACATTCGATCACTATGAGCAGGTACCGAAATCAGTGGCCGAAGAGATAGTTGCGAAGGTAAAAGGATAA
- the rpsG gene encoding 30S ribosomal protein S7, whose translation MPRRREVAKRIILPDPKYGDRVVAKLVNIIMFDGKKSTAERALYGALEIVSEKVNEEPVKILKKSLDNIKPMLEVKSRRVGGSTYQVPVEVRAERRVSLAMRWLVKYANDRSEKTVTDKLAGEILDAYNNRGAAVKKREDTHKMAEANRAFAHYRW comes from the coding sequence ATGCCAAGAAGAAGAGAAGTGGCTAAAAGAATAATATTGCCGGATCCTAAGTATGGGGATCGGGTTGTTGCCAAGCTGGTCAATATTATCATGTTCGATGGCAAGAAAAGTACGGCGGAAAGGGCTCTTTATGGTGCTCTTGAGATAGTCAGTGAAAAGGTGAATGAGGAGCCGGTCAAGATTCTGAAGAAGAGTCTTGATAATATTAAGCCTATGCTGGAGGTTAAATCCAGGAGGGTCGGCGGTTCCACCTATCAGGTGCCTGTTGAGGTTAGGGCGGAGCGTAGGGTTTCTCTTGCCATGCGTTGGTTGGTGAAGTATGCCAATGACAGGTCGGAGAAGACTGTTACGGATAAGCTTGCCGGTGAAATTCTGGATGCCTATAACAACCGTGGCGCAGCGGTCAAGAAGCGCGAAGATACGCACAAGATGGCTGAAGCCAACAGGGCTTTTGCTCACTACCGCTGGTAG
- the rpsL gene encoding 30S ribosomal protein S12: MPTINQLIRIGRESKKDKSTAPALKCCPQKRGVCTRVYTTTPKKPNSALRKVARVRLTNGIEVTSYIPGVGHNLQEHSVVLIRGGRVKDLPGVRYHIVRGTLDSVGVKDRKKSRSKYGAKRPK, translated from the coding sequence ATGCCAACCATTAATCAGTTGATCCGTATCGGCAGGGAGAGTAAGAAAGACAAGTCCACTGCTCCTGCCTTGAAGTGTTGTCCGCAGAAACGTGGCGTTTGTACCAGGGTCTATACTACTACGCCGAAAAAGCCGAACTCGGCTCTCCGTAAGGTGGCGAGGGTGCGTTTGACGAACGGGATTGAGGTCACTTCCTATATTCCCGGGGTTGGGCACAATCTTCAGGAGCACTCTGTTGTTCTTATTCGCGGCGGAAGGGTAAAGGACTTGCCGGGTGTCAGGTACCATATAGTGCGTGGAACGCTTGACTCGGTTGGTGTGAAGGATCGTAAGAAGAGTCGCTCCAAGTATGGTGCCAAAAGACCGAAGTAA